The window AATTACTTATGTAAAGCATGTTACAATTCATTTATGTGTCAGTATAGTGTTGATTTAATCTATAAGACTGGATATCATTACCCTAAAACAGTTCTAATGCGAGTTGCCCCTATTAATTTTGTTACTGAAAGATTTGAACCAATAATTAGTGATTCATTCCCTAATTTTATATCAATTTATAATCAGGCATTAGCTGCGGAATCATATAGTTTGTCCGAAATTTCTGGTATAGGCTATCGAAAAGCTCTTGAATTCCTTATCAAGGATTTTTTAATTAAAATGTACCCGGAGAAAGAGGAATCCATTAAAAACACTGTACTTGGTAATTGTATTAATAACTTCATAGATAACACTCAACTTAAAACTGCTGCATCAAGAGCTGTATGGCTCGGTAATGATCAAACACACTACATTCAAAAATATACTGACAAAGATATAACCGATTTAAAGCGCCTAATTCGTCTTACAGTTCATTGGATTTCCATGATCCTTGAAACTGAGGAAGCCGAAAAAATTGAGCAAATAAAATAACTATGTAATTTTCTGTTCAAATGTAAAAGTAAATTTGAAATTCTGAAGCCTATCAATTGTCTCATTCAATTGTTGGGCTTGTTTTTTTGCATCTTCAATTAATTTCTGGAACTCTTCAATATTTGTCGCATGAAAATAAATAGTCCCATCCTCACAAAATGTGTTTATTTTTTTCACTTTTTACTCACCTCCCATTCGTTATAGACTTATTTACGAAGCATTAGCCTATAAGCTCCAATGCTTTTGTCCTGTTATTTTTACGGCTATACCAACTTGTATCGTTTTCAGATTCTTCTGGATATTGTAGATTTTCAAGATATTTGCCTATGGCTTTTATCGCTGCCAGATCGTGCATAAGATTTTTCGTTCCACTTAATAAATTTTCAATTTCATAAATACTTGGTAAGTGTACCCTTTCGCTACTAAAACGGTCACAAGTTACTATCTTCTCAGGCACTTCAAATCCAAATTTTCCAAATAAGTCCCATAGTTCCATGCACCATTTTTCAATTTGAGATTCCTTGGTGCTGTCCAATCTTCTTGCTATTTCATGACCAATACTATGAGCTTTTTTACTTAAAGATAGATTTTCTTCAGCTGAAATTCTGTCTTTAAGCCTTCTCATAACTTTGTTTTCCTCATAGCCGTGATATAACAGGGCAAGAACCGAATTTATATTCAGTTCTTCAGGGTTATGGAATTTAGGTGCTTTTACAACGTGCCAGCCGTTATCATTTCTTACAATCAGACCTGCTTCATCAGGAATATCCGACTTTCTCAGTAATCCTTCAGGGATTGCGAAATAAACTCTATGGAATACCCCTCTATACTTATACCATTTGTTTTTACTTACATCTGCATAGAATGATTGTTTGGTGAGTTTAACTTCATATGCCCTTAAATCCTTAGATGCATACATATGCGGCTTTATAGCGACAACATCAACACGACCATTCTCACACCCCGGTACTGCTACCTCTGTAAAAGTCATAAACCCACACTTCCTAAGATAATCGGCAAGGTCTAATTGCAAATCATGTTCACTTTCCCATTCCAAATTATTCAGCTCCATTCATTGTCATCTAGTCAGTAAGCCTTTAGGCTTCATTCCCTTTTAAGCATATTACTTGTACGACTCAAGTCGTCCTTGCCACCAAATTTGCGAACAAAAAAACCGCAGTCAGACTGCGGTAGTAATTCATTAACTTATTTATTTTCAACAAAGGATTTATGTAATACTATTCCATTTGTTTACTCATTATATACGGAAACAAAATCATTGCAAATACTATAACTATTATAATGATACCTGCAATTCTTCGAGACATAAAATAAGCATCCATAAATATCCTTAACATTTATAACTATATCCGCAAACCATGTTGTAACATGTTCGAAACCCCACTGCTAATGTTAAAAAATGTTGTAATGCATTTCACTTCTCAAAATACTGCTTCAAAGCCTTTTCTATAACATCCAGTACCTGTTTTTCATTTGCATCCTTCTCAAAATATTTCGAAAAATTATTAGCCGGCAGCTTAAAATATGTAGTCTTGCTAGTTGGAGCTGAAACAAGTATGTTTTTTATCTGAACAAGATCAAGCTTTTTATTTTTGCTATAATACTTCATTTCTGCTGCCTGTGACATCTTTATATTTATGTCATTATCATTCAGAAATGAGGCAAGCAGCTCTTGTTCAACCTTATTTAAATAACTGATTTCAACAGCAATATTAAATGCTATTTTGTTTTCATCTACCATATTTAAAAGAGTGTCTGTAAGGTATGTCATTCTTAAGTATCTTTGAACCTGTGAGCCTGAATCGCCATATTCCCGGCCAACAATATCTCTGCTCTTCAATCCTATGGAATCGTCATGCTTACCTTTACGCTGCATGGCCTCCAGCTTCATTTTATATCCATAGGCCTTTTCACTTATCAACAGATCATCCCTTTGCTGAAAATTGCTGTCTACGACAATTATAGAAGCAGTGTCGTAATCAATATCCCTTACAATACATGGCACTTTGTTCAATCCAGCTTCAATGGCTCCATTCCTTCTATTATGACCTGATAGTGTCTGCAACCCCTCTTTTCTGATAATCAGGGGGCTAATAATGCCAAGCAGCCTGATACTTTCAACCAGCTTTTTAAATTTGTCCCCCCTGTGGGGCTTGAAAGGATGTTCAGGAAAGTCATTTAAAGTAGTAGGGACCAGAAACTGGATTTCAGACTCAGGATTTACACCAAGCAAATCATTTAATCCTTTGTTTGCGTTTACCTTGGAAGCTAAATCAAACCTAGACATTCAATATCTCCTCCGTCAGCCCTCTGTATGCATGGGCCACTATATTATTGGGAGAATACTGAAGGACACTCATACCTTCAATGGGTGCTTCTGCAACCTTAATTGACTTGGGTATCAGCGTTTGAAAAATCCTGATATTACAACCATAGTTGTTCTCAAGTATCTCCTTTATCTGTCGGGATAAAATTGTCTGCCTGTTGAACATAGTAATAAGGATTCCTTCAATTTCAAGGGCTTTGTTAATCTGCCTTTTGATTCTGGAAATGGTCTGGACAAGTAACTCCAACCCCTTCAAGCTCAAGAATTCCGCCTGAACAGGTATTATTACACTATCAGCAGCGGTCAAGCTATTAACTGTCAGCATTCCAAGGCTTGGGCAACAATCAACCAGAATATAGTCATATAAATTCCTGATACTCTCCAAGATTTCCTTGAGAACATATTCACGGGACATAGTATTAACCAGAGCAAGTTCAACTCCGGACAAAGACATGTCTGCAGGTATTAAATCTGCCTGCCCAGTCTTAATTATAAATTCCTGCTTCTCCGGAATCCTGTCATTATTCATTTTTTCTAACATTACTTCCGAAAGGGTAATCAAGCCGTCTTGTCGGTCATTAATCTCCGTTTCTATTCCGGAGCTCATGGTCAGATTGCCCTGAGGATCCATGTCCACCTTCAGAACCTTTTTACCCTTCTGTACTAATCCGTCTGCCAGATTGGATGCCGTTGTAGTCTTTCCAACTCCACCCTTTTGATTTGCAATCGCAATTATTCTACCCATTTTCATAACCTCACTTTTTAAAAATCCTTTGCTGTGCTTTAACTCTCAGCTTTTTTGTTACAATCAAGTAAAGAGTGCATAGTAACGGAGCTAAATACACATATATATTTGTATTTTCATAATATGCAGGATAAACAAAATACCCTAAATATACTATTGCTAAAATAAAATCAGAGGGAATGTGTTTTAATGCATTTAGTAAATCCGAAAGGCTATCTGCCATTAAACTTAAGATAACAAATCCCATAATCTCAGTAATACTAAATAGAACCAGAAACATTTTGATTGTGTGTGATATACCCAGATCATTTATGAGTCTTATGTACCCCCAAACTGAATACCAGCCCAAAAACACCAGCTGATAATAAAATAGGAACCTGCCATATAAAAATGACTGTTCCCACCTGTATCGGATTTCCGAATATTTCACTTCCCTGCACCTCCAGTCAATCCTGCTGAATTTATTCATCCCTGCGAACCCTTGCCCTCAATCCACCGTATAAAAAAGGATGCCCCAGCTCATTGCAATAAAAGTAGTACCCGGTAACGCCGTTCCTGGTGGTATGCTCCACTCTTCCTGCATACCATTCCCGGCTTTCATTGTCGAAAACCTCTAAATAGTCTCCACAACTAAAGGAATAACCAATTCCTTTTCCGTTATCATTTCTTATCAATTCAAACTTATCCAGATATGAATCTTCCAGTAGTTCACCCTCAATAGCTTCCATGGAATATCTTTTTAGCTTATATATTGCTGTGTCCATATTTTCAATAATATTCTCAAGTATTCGGTATGCCTGTTTGTTCTCAAAGCCTTTATTATCGTTCTGTCCTTCTTCCCATAAGCTTTTAATATCAGTCTTTGCACGTTCCAATCGTTCCGACGCATTGAGATAATTACTATTCATATTTAAACCTTCCTTTCTAAAAATAGTCTTTTGTGCAGCACATCCATGCACTGGAATTCCAAAACAAACAACTCCAGTACATGATCTATTGCAAAAAATAATTAGTTTTATCTCAATAAAACCTTGCCGGTTCAAACTTTAATTTTCAAGTTCCTCGCAGGGGTTTAACCTCTTGGCTCCCTCCGGTATTTTCAGCTGGAATCCATTCCCGGTATATTACCGGATTAATTTAGTGTGCATCGCTGATACGGTAAATAAAAGAACATCTATGCAATACTCTCTACACTAAAACACAGATTTAACGGCTGTAGAACCAGCTCCATATGCTACCGAATATTTCCATTTGTATTGACTGACACTTTCAGCACCTATACAATATATTTGATAGCATATTTATGTTGTCAAGGATCATAGGGTGGGCGGCAGCACAACGTATGTGAACAGTGTGTTGGTTGTCGCCTTTTTCATTTTCATAAACTGCTATTGCAATTTAGAGGAAAACGCCCTATAATGAAAAATATAGAGGTTGCTTTGATCGGCACCTAAACAACTTTATAGTTTTTTCTAGAAACTATCGGATACTCAGTGGTTGCGACACTGGGTATTTTTCGTTGTATGTGTCTTAAACAATTCTTTTATCAATAACCTTTTTAAACTTGATTCTGGATACCAGCAAGCCTCCTATGAAGAAGCCACCTATAAAACCAAGAATGAAAACCTGAATGACATGTGCGGTAGTATAAAGCTGCATAGCCCACCTCCCTTCACTTTTAGTCAAAACACTTTTACTTACTTTTGTCGGCTTCCGGTATACAATCCAATTCTTTACCTTCTTTTTGATCAGTAAGAGAATAAAACTTTGTCCAATCGAAGCCATACTTCTCCAAATCTAAAGAAGTGGCTATTATTTTTGCAGTTTCAGGATGAGGAGTAGCAGCTCCTGATTCAATCATACCTATAAATTGTCGAGTGACTCCTACCCTTTTCGCTACCTCTGCTTGAGTTAAATTTAACTCATCACGAATTTTTCTTAACCAATTTCTCAAGTCATTCACCTCGTCAGAGCAATTTATATTTGCCTTATATGGTATATATTAGCAAATTTAAATTGCTTTGTCAATTAAATTGCAATAATTATTTGCTTTTTAATGATGTGCAAAAATAACTTGCTATAATGGATAAAAAGGGAGGTAAATAATGGTTGGAGATATTCTAAAAACTATAAGAGAAGAAAAAAAAATAACTCAAGATCAAATTGCTCAGTTATTAAATATTAAAAGGCAAACCTATAGTTCTTATGAAAGAAATAAAAGTCTGCCAGATATTAATATTCTATCAAAGTTAGCAGATTATTTTAATGTTTCAACCGATTATTTACTTGGGCGTTCAGATATCATGAACTATGATGAATATAAAGATTTATTAATAAGCACAACAAAAATTGAAGGTTTATCCGACGATGAAAAACAATTATTAAATTCTTATAGGAAATTATCTTTTGAATTCAAAGCAGAAATCAGAGGCGAAATTAAGGGAATTTTAAGAACCAGCCAAGACCAATCCTCTTCATCAGGAAGTGAAAGCAACAAAAAAATAATTTAGTTTATATTGATATGTATAGGAAATAGCGTGTGTTCAAATTGAACACACGTTAAAAAATACACTAGGAAGGAAAATTTATGAAAAAAAGAATGTTAATTCAAATTTTAGCAGGCATTGTTATCATTTCATCAATTCCATTAATAACATCTGGTGCATCTACCAAAAGAAAAATCGATGTAATTTATCAGGGAATTAAAGTAGTAGTTGACAATGTTGAAAAGAAAGTCTCCCCAGAACCATTTATTTATAATGGAGAAGTATATGTTCCTGCGAAGGCAATCGCTGGAACTCTAAACAAAAAGTATACCTTTAAAAATAATAAAGTATACATCAGTAATACCGGTTCAGCAGTAAAAGAATACAGAGAGATTGATTTAGCAAAAAAACCATACATAAGTGCTGATTCCGGTGAACTTATTAAAGTTGAAACAACAGATGACAAAGTTCCATCTACCAATATCTATTATAACCCAATTGAGCAAGATGGTACATATACTATAGTTTACGCTCTAAACGGTCTTGCAAAAACATTGTCAGGTAGCGTAGGACACCTTAGCCAATGGGGTAGCGACAAACCAGAAATGCAATTATCATTTTATGATGAAAACGATAAACTCCTGTATTCGACTGGTGTACTGAAAAAAGGAATGGATTTGCTTCCAGTCAATATCAACGTAACTGGTGCTCTACAGATAAAAATTAAAATCACTGTTAATGGTTCTGAGTCTTATGTTGATAGTTATCCTGGTATAAAGAATTTGAAAATATTAACAACAGACTATTAAAATTCAGTATCATAACGTGTGTCCAAGTTGGACACATGTTAATAGATTAACAAAATATCTCGAAAGTTAATTAAAAAATTCTTATAATGGTGAGCTAATGATAAATGAAAATTTAAAGCCTGTAATGAATACTTCAGAAGCAAATGTTGAAAGACTTATAGAAACATATTTAGAACCCTATAGCAACGAGCTCAAGCTCAGAGGCAAAACACCCGTAAAGGATGTTTTTACTCTTCCCCAGTATGTGGAAGGTGAAATTTTTACATATTACCTAATGGCACATTTTGATTTTGTAATATGCTCTATGTCAAGTAACAGACCTCTTTTGGCAATTGAGTATGACGGTCCCTATCATGATGAGGAAGATACCGAACGACGGGACGAGCTCAAAAACTATCTGTGTAATCTGACAGGCTTCAGGCTCATGAGAATATCATATACAAATGAACTTAAAGATATTGTAAAAATAATTGACGTAATTAAAGAAATCGCAGGCTTATCTCAGACAAACACCCCCAATAAGCAAACTGCAAATTATATATCTCAAAATCCAAATACTTATATACAGCCACCGTCATATAAAAAGCCAGCCTTCCGAAAAAAGGCATTTAGTGGAGCAAACAGAAAAAAATATGATTCTGTGACATTTGGAGATGTGATGCGTTCTCTTTTAGTTAGTGTTAAAAGAACAAGGATATTCAGATTATACCAGTCATATGTGCGATTACTGGGTATAATTCTTTTAATTGCACTTGTCTATGCAGGTATAAACGATTTAAAAGAACGCCATATATTTGACAGGTCATCATCTCCAACTACAGAAAATCACTCTTCGTCCCAGGCATCAACAAAGAATTCAGCTACTACCCCTTCAGCAAAAAATCTGGTCTTGTCTTTTGTTGTTGGGAAACATCCCGGTAGCAAGGGTACATACATTGAAATCCGTGATGGTAGTAAAACCATAGCCAGCAGCATTTATAAAGAAGGTACAAAAATGGAGTTTTTCAAAAATAAACAAGTAATAATATCAAAGGCAGGCTCTAAGTCAAAAGCCGTTCAGCTAACACACGATATTATTAATCTGGAAGTAGCAAATAATTATACAAAAGTAATTCAAGGTAAGAAATCCTATTCTGGCTTACGGAAATTCAGGTACGATTTTAAGAATGGCAAAATATTAAAAAGAAGTAAGTAACGGGAGGACAAAATACATATGGATATTCCTTCAATTATAAGAATGCTCAAAGAGCCGCCGACAGATTCCCTTATTATAGCTGTCTTTATCTTCGTGACAATATGGCTGTTCAAAGAGATTCGCAGTACACACCAGAAAAGAATATCGGATGAACTGATTAGATGTGAAAAGAATCTGACTATATACACTAAAGTATTTAGGAGCATTTGCAAATATCAAAATAGTGAAATTGACTACAATGAAATGTCTCAGCAGTTGGAACAACTGCCTTCAATGTGTTCTAAAACAGTTTATGAAACATATCTGAAGTTGGAAAAGGGTAGAAATGGAGAAGTGCTCGCAGAACTAAAAGTAAATATAGAAAATGAAATGAATTTTCATAAATCGCAACAAAATAATGAACTATCATATTGGGTAAAAAGTGATTCTGTTCATGACAATATAGCCAACTTTATCAAAAAAAGTCCCTTGAGATCATTCTTGTGGCCTATTATATACACTTTTATCTTTTTATTGGCAACAATACTTATGATTGCTTTATTTATTTCTTTTGAAAGACTCAACACAGTAGGCCAGATTTTTTACATGTTCTATTTATTGGGCGGAACTTTACTTATAATTATTTTTATGTTCGCATTGGAGTATATAATGTTTAACAAAATAAATAGAAAAAAACTATTTTACTCAATTATGTTTGTTTTGGTAGCCATTATTGCTATTACGATAAAATATAGGCCTCCATTCGGCGGTATTGTTTTCTTAGCCGTAAGTGCTGTTTACGAATATTTATTGGTTAAGTTAAATGTAATTAAAAAGAGTTAATAACTAGTATTCTTGTTAAATCAGTTATCAGATTATAGACCTTTCAATTTCAGTAAAGTACTATATATAAATTATAAGTGAGGTTTGGAAATGGAAGTTGATACATATAATATATTATACAATCTTTCAGGTAGAGCTAACTCGTTAATGCGAGAATGCTTTAATGTATGTTCTCCATTATACAAAAAAGATTCAGACATTCCATATAATGTCCAGTTTGTCTTCATTCAATTATTTTCAAGTAGTTACCTATCTAGCGAAAGTGCCTTGATACTGATTGCAAATTACAGGCTATGGGATACAGAAATCATATATAGATCCATACTTGAGGGTACTATTAAACTTTTTTATCTAAGTTATGGATCTAAAAAAGAAATACAAGAAAAATGTGATGAATTTTGGTTTATTATTCCTGAAACTAAACTGATTACTAGACATTATAAGGCACAAGAAATGATATCAAAACTTGATGACAATTCATCAAAATACGTACCTGTAAAAGAATTGCTTTTAAGCGATGAAGAATTACAGAAATTAAGAGACAAATACCCCAAAAAATATATATCTCACTTAAATCAAAAGTGGTCTTTCAGCGAAATGATTAAAGTATTAGCTAACAGTGACATCCAAGAGTTTGATAAATTAGCATCCATGTATTACGGCTATAGCTTAGGGAGTCATTTTACACATCAAGACGGTGATGGAATTGGAATGATATGGGATAGGCAAAATAGAGATACAAAACGTAGATTATCAATTGAATTAGCACATGGATCAAGGTTTGTCTCTGATATTCTTTCATTGACAACGTTAAGAACAACATTATACCTAAAATTTTATGGCGTTGATCCGAAACCTATGACCACCTTGTATAAGCACTTAGATATTTTGTTCAAAGAGACTGAAAACTATTACAAGGAATGGTTTGAAATTGAATATGAAAATAAATAATGCTGCCAAAGGTCAGTAAATTTTCCAAAACTAATATGTGTAAAACTCTTCTCATTGTTGAATAAAGTTAATGGTAAAAAGTAATTTCTGGTTGCCACTAATATAATCTAAAGCGAAAAAAACCGATATTACCATACATATCCATATAATTGAGATAACCCATAAATTTGTTTTAAATCGTTTCTTGTTGGGCGTTAACGATTTATCTTTTTCAATAATTACTTGAACCTCAACAGGATCTAAAATATCGCTATAACTATCCTTTAAGCTATCTATATTATTATCCATCATAAAATACTTGGATAAAGCTTCAAATAGAGATATTGCCAAAAAAGCTATTGAGCCGACTAATATACATGATGTTATCGTAGTTACCTCAGAAGTAAATATATCTTCAACTTTTAACTTTGCAAAGCTACTAGATACTATAAGGGTTGCAAAATATGAAAAGAAAGCAAAAAAATTCTTTTTTAAATCACTAGTAAAGCTGTTTATAGCCTTTGTTACTTCCTGAATGCTCGATTGAACAAATGTTGTAATATCTTTTTTTACTGTGAGATAATTATTTACATTTTCCTTTAAGTATAATCCATAGTTTGCAGTAATGGAGGAAAATGTTTTTTCGTCCAACTCTAATATTGAAGAATATTTACAATGAAGTGTCATTATGTTTCTGGCTAATTGAGATTTATCGTAAACATTCCCGCCATTGTATAGCCATCTGTATATTCCGTAAAGTACTTTTTGATTATCTGTATAATTAAAGGTACTCAAATTTATTTTATAGTCGACAGTCTTATAACCCTTTAAGGTAATATTAATATTATCTTCGTACAAATCGGAAATATCTGAGATATAAATTAATGAAAGAAAAATTTTGATTTCATTAAACAACTTAACAATTTTATCATCAGCGTTATTTGATAGGATAACATTAAAATCATCTGGTATTACATCGTATTGGCTATGATTATAGAAATTACATATTTTCCGGCTGTTTTCAATTATCTCTTGCCTGTTTATTTCATTGTTATGGTATAAGTTTCCACTACTTGGGTTTTGAAATAATATTGTATTGGTTGCAAACACCCCATCAAAGTCATAGCAAATAAATACAAAGCTATTTACCCCCGTGATAAATATTTTACTAAATATTTGCATTATTTCTTGGTAATTTTTGGTCAATATCCACTCGTTGAACTTTTTTATGTTGTAAATTGAGATTTGATCAGAATAAGGTTTTTGTATATCTACTGTTATATCAATTTCCTCATAAAGAAAAGCTTCATGTAAATCATTTATTTTTTCTAATAACTCTTGGATATTGGATTCTTTAGATATAACAATTACTTCGTCAACTGTAAATTTAATCTTTACTTCAACTTTGTCCCTTTCAGGAAACTTTTTGACTGACTCAAAAACTGTATTTATATTAATCCCAACATAATTTACTTTCAAAGAGACTCTTGTTACAGTAACGCTATCAAAAATGTTACAATAATTCGGTGCAAAAGTATCTATTAAGTCATCCAAAATGCTCATAATTTATTCCCCCTAGAATAATATTATTTCCTAATGCCTTGACTTAAAAGTTCTATAGGTCTCGTCATCATTCGTGTATATCTTAACATACCTTCTACCACTTTCATCACCAGCCGTAATAATATTTTCTGCATTGTTTAATGCATTCTTTATTATTAATTCTATGTCATCTGTTAAATTAAATGATTTCTTTATGATTTTTGCTCCTATAGCAGTATTAACACAATTAAATTGTCTATCAAACTTATTACTATCTGGTAATTTTTCTAATGTTGTAATTAATGTATTTTTTACATCTTCCGTTATCTCCTCACAAGGATAGCTTTTAAATACTGTGTCTACCAAAATCCCATAATCTATATAGGGGGTTCTTCTCATATATCCTATTAAATTATTTCTCAACATAAAATAATCATGATTGCTTTGGCTAAATATTTTTTTGCGAAGTACATGTTCTACAGATCTAAAAAGTGTTTTAGTATTAAATTCATCTTTCCTTATAGGATCAACTTCCAAAAAATCATTATGCCAGTATGTAGCTGGATTATCTAAGAATACCTTAATATCTCCTATCTGAAGATTTTTGCTTGTATCTTGAACAACATGAATCAAACATGATTTCCAAAGGCTTACTTTTTCAACCTGGAATCCTCTTTTTAGATTGAAGCTCTCTTCATCAATATAAGCATTATGCTCAACCTTTGTTAACATGTATAAGTATTCATACTCCCCAGTTTCTTCATCATCCCTTTTGATTATTGCTTGAAGTAAACTTCCCTTCTTTATGTTCCTTCCCATCTGTGAAATTTGTTCCTGCTTATGAATTTCTTTTTCAAGTAGTCGATTTGCAATTGTTTTTATGTTTTCTAAAATCATTTCCAATCCATTATTTGCAATTACTCTATCTATGGAATCAAGTACCCGACTTATTACTTGAGTGGACATATCCCTAATTTGAAAATATTGCAAATTAACATTTTTACTGATCTCATTAACTAATT of the Ruminiclostridium papyrosolvens DSM 2782 genome contains:
- a CDS encoding DUF4145 domain-containing protein, with amino-acid sequence MNITISTSVSGNDSTIVINELSECPMCKHAIKPHLLSRTSYFDENKKLYLSVNYLCKACYNSFMCQYSVDLIYKTGYHYPKTVLMRVAPINFVTERFEPIISDSFPNFISIYNQALAAESYSLSEISGIGYRKALEFLIKDFLIKMYPEKEESIKNTVLGNCINNFIDNTQLKTAASRAVWLGNDQTHYIQKYTDKDITDLKRLIRLTVHWISMILETEEAEKIEQIK
- a CDS encoding ParA family protein, which translates into the protein MGRIIAIANQKGGVGKTTTASNLADGLVQKGKKVLKVDMDPQGNLTMSSGIETEINDRQDGLITLSEVMLEKMNNDRIPEKQEFIIKTGQADLIPADMSLSGVELALVNTMSREYVLKEILESIRNLYDYILVDCCPSLGMLTVNSLTAADSVIIPVQAEFLSLKGLELLVQTISRIKRQINKALEIEGILITMFNRQTILSRQIKEILENNYGCNIRIFQTLIPKSIKVAEAPIEGMSVLQYSPNNIVAHAYRGLTEEILNV
- a CDS encoding DUF2726 domain-containing protein, with product MINENLKPVMNTSEANVERLIETYLEPYSNELKLRGKTPVKDVFTLPQYVEGEIFTYYLMAHFDFVICSMSSNRPLLAIEYDGPYHDEEDTERRDELKNYLCNLTGFRLMRISYTNELKDIVKIIDVIKEIAGLSQTNTPNKQTANYISQNPNTYIQPPSYKKPAFRKKAFSGANRKKYDSVTFGDVMRSLLVSVKRTRIFRLYQSYVRLLGIILLIALVYAGINDLKERHIFDRSSSPTTENHSSSQASTKNSATTPSAKNLVLSFVVGKHPGSKGTYIEIRDGSKTIASSIYKEGTKMEFFKNKQVIISKAGSKSKAVQLTHDIINLEVANNYTKVIQGKKSYSGLRKFRYDFKNGKILKRSK
- a CDS encoding ParB/RepB/Spo0J family partition protein, which codes for MSRFDLASKVNANKGLNDLLGVNPESEIQFLVPTTLNDFPEHPFKPHRGDKFKKLVESIRLLGIISPLIIRKEGLQTLSGHNRRNGAIEAGLNKVPCIVRDIDYDTASIIVVDSNFQQRDDLLISEKAYGYKMKLEAMQRKGKHDDSIGLKSRDIVGREYGDSGSQVQRYLRMTYLTDTLLNMVDENKIAFNIAVEISYLNKVEQELLASFLNDNDINIKMSQAAEMKYYSKNKKLDLVQIKNILVSAPTSKTTYFKLPANNFSKYFEKDANEKQVLDVIEKALKQYFEK
- a CDS encoding helix-turn-helix domain-containing protein, whose translation is MVGDILKTIREEKKITQDQIAQLLNIKRQTYSSYERNKSLPDINILSKLADYFNVSTDYLLGRSDIMNYDEYKDLLISTTKIEGLSDDEKQLLNSYRKLSFEFKAEIRGEIKGILRTSQDQSSSSGSESNKKII
- a CDS encoding MmcB family DNA repair protein, which gives rise to MELNNLEWESEHDLQLDLADYLRKCGFMTFTEVAVPGCENGRVDVVAIKPHMYASKDLRAYEVKLTKQSFYADVSKNKWYKYRGVFHRVYFAIPEGLLRKSDIPDEAGLIVRNDNGWHVVKAPKFHNPEELNINSVLALLYHGYEENKVMRRLKDRISAEENLSLSKKAHSIGHEIARRLDSTKESQIEKWCMELWDLFGKFGFEVPEKIVTCDRFSSERVHLPSIYEIENLLSGTKNLMHDLAAIKAIGKYLENLQYPEESENDTSWYSRKNNRTKALELIG
- a CDS encoding helix-turn-helix transcriptional regulator, which encodes MNDLRNWLRKIRDELNLTQAEVAKRVGVTRQFIGMIESGAATPHPETAKIIATSLDLEKYGFDWTKFYSLTDQKEGKELDCIPEADKSK
- a CDS encoding DUF5677 domain-containing protein yields the protein MEVDTYNILYNLSGRANSLMRECFNVCSPLYKKDSDIPYNVQFVFIQLFSSSYLSSESALILIANYRLWDTEIIYRSILEGTIKLFYLSYGSKKEIQEKCDEFWFIIPETKLITRHYKAQEMISKLDDNSSKYVPVKELLLSDEELQKLRDKYPKKYISHLNQKWSFSEMIKVLANSDIQEFDKLASMYYGYSLGSHFTHQDGDGIGMIWDRQNRDTKRRLSIELAHGSRFVSDILSLTTLRTTLYLKFYGVDPKPMTTLYKHLDILFKETENYYKEWFEIEYENK
- a CDS encoding nucleoid-associated protein gives rise to the protein MSTIVLFKDAYLIDYTSHSILRKPITDEFNDYVTELVNEISKNVNLQYFQIRDMSTQVISRVLDSIDRVIANNGLEMILENIKTIANRLLEKEIHKQEQISQMGRNIKKGSLLQAIIKRDDEETGEYEYLYMLTKVEHNAYIDEESFNLKRGFQVEKVSLWKSCLIHVVQDTSKNLQIGDIKVFLDNPATYWHNDFLEVDPIRKDEFNTKTLFRSVEHVLRKKIFSQSNHDYFMLRNNLIGYMRRTPYIDYGILVDTVFKSYPCEEITEDVKNTLITTLEKLPDSNKFDRQFNCVNTAIGAKIIKKSFNLTDDIELIIKNALNNAENIITAGDESGRRYVKIYTNDDETYRTFKSRH
- a CDS encoding NPCBM/NEW2 domain-containing protein — protein: MKKRMLIQILAGIVIISSIPLITSGASTKRKIDVIYQGIKVVVDNVEKKVSPEPFIYNGEVYVPAKAIAGTLNKKYTFKNNKVYISNTGSAVKEYREIDLAKKPYISADSGELIKVETTDDKVPSTNIYYNPIEQDGTYTIVYALNGLAKTLSGSVGHLSQWGSDKPEMQLSFYDENDKLLYSTGVLKKGMDLLPVNINVTGALQIKIKITVNGSESYVDSYPGIKNLKILTTDY
- a CDS encoding DUF5348 domain-containing protein, with the translated sequence MNSNYLNASERLERAKTDIKSLWEEGQNDNKGFENKQAYRILENIIENMDTAIYKLKRYSMEAIEGELLEDSYLDKFELIRNDNGKGIGYSFSCGDYLEVFDNESREWYAGRVEHTTRNGVTGYYFYCNELGHPFLYGGLRARVRRDE